Proteins from a genomic interval of Geodermatophilus obscurus DSM 43160:
- a CDS encoding SRPBCC family protein → MTTTHRNETRIDVDPEVPLVRITREFDAPPAKVFRAHTDPELFAQWVGPRDTETRVDVFDCHTGGSYRFVTISDGEEYGFRGCFHEVRPDELIVQTFTFEGEPDGVALEKLVLEDLGDGRTRLTSTSLVDSFAGRDAFVASGMEVGVREGYERLDEVLAR, encoded by the coding sequence ATGACCACCACGCACCGCAACGAGACCCGCATCGACGTCGACCCCGAGGTCCCGCTGGTCCGCATCACCCGCGAGTTCGACGCGCCGCCCGCGAAGGTCTTCCGCGCGCACACCGACCCCGAGCTGTTCGCCCAGTGGGTCGGCCCGCGGGACACCGAGACCCGCGTCGACGTCTTCGACTGCCACACCGGCGGCTCCTACCGCTTCGTGACGATCAGCGACGGCGAGGAGTACGGGTTCCGCGGCTGCTTCCACGAGGTGCGGCCCGACGAGCTGATCGTGCAGACCTTCACCTTCGAGGGCGAGCCGGACGGCGTCGCGCTGGAGAAGCTGGTCCTCGAGGACCTCGGCGACGGGCGCACGCGGCTCACCTCGACGTCGCTGGTCGACTCCTTCGCCGGCCGGGACGCCTTCGTGGCCAGTGGCATGGAGGTCGGCGTCCGTGAGGGCTACGAGCGCCTCGACGAGGTCCTCGCCCGCTAG
- a CDS encoding ArsR/SmtB family transcription factor, producing MAADPLSRVFAALADPTRRDMVARLAVTDATVGELAEPYDVSVQAVSKHLRVLEDAGLVSRSRDAQRRPVHLEAEVLDLMTKWIERYRRQAEERYRRLDDVLASMPDDVSPTHPTDVSPTHPADVSPTPHRCTRPGGNRS from the coding sequence ATGGCCGCCGATCCGCTCTCCCGGGTCTTCGCGGCCCTGGCCGACCCCACCCGGCGCGACATGGTCGCCCGGCTGGCGGTCACCGACGCCACCGTCGGCGAGCTCGCCGAGCCCTACGACGTCAGCGTCCAGGCCGTCTCCAAGCACCTGCGGGTGCTGGAGGACGCCGGCCTGGTCAGCCGCAGCCGTGACGCCCAGCGGCGTCCGGTGCACCTCGAGGCCGAGGTCCTCGACCTCATGACGAAGTGGATCGAGCGCTACCGGCGGCAGGCCGAGGAGCGCTACCGCCGCCTCGACGACGTCCTGGCGTCCATGCCGGACGACGTCTCCCCCACCCACCCCACCGACGTCTCCCCCACCCACCCCGCCGACGTCTCCCCCACCCCCCACCGATGCACCCGCCCAGGAGGGAACCGGTCATGA
- a CDS encoding YbaB/EbfC family nucleoid-associated protein codes for MFPGGQPDMARLLEQAQQMQQQLAAAQEQLAQEEVTGTAGGNLVSVTMTGQGEVTAVTIAPAAVDPDDVESLQDLIVAAFRDASRAVNELTASRMGPLAGGLGGGLGLPGL; via the coding sequence ATGTTCCCCGGAGGCCAGCCCGACATGGCACGCCTGCTCGAGCAGGCGCAGCAGATGCAGCAGCAGCTGGCTGCCGCGCAGGAGCAGCTGGCGCAGGAGGAGGTCACCGGCACGGCCGGCGGCAACCTGGTCAGCGTGACGATGACCGGGCAGGGCGAGGTCACCGCGGTGACGATCGCGCCGGCGGCCGTCGACCCGGACGACGTCGAGAGCCTGCAGGACCTCATCGTCGCGGCCTTCCGCGACGCCTCCCGCGCTGTCAACGAACTCACCGCCAGTCGCATGGGGCCGCTCGCCGGCGGCCTCGGCGGCGGCCTGGGGCTGCCCGGCCTGTAG
- the recR gene encoding recombination mediator RecR gives MYEGAVQDLIDELGRLPGVGPKSAQRIAFHLLAAESADVGRLVAALQRVQAEVRFCSTCYNVAEGEQCRICRDPRRADDVICVVEEPKDVVAIERTREFRGRYHVLGGAISPIEGVGPDDLRVKELMTRLMSGAVTELIIATDPNLEGEATAAYLARLVGPLGLAVSRLASGLPVGGDLEYADEVTLGRAFEGRRRIDA, from the coding sequence GTGTACGAGGGGGCCGTCCAGGACCTCATCGACGAGCTCGGCCGGCTGCCCGGCGTCGGGCCGAAGAGCGCCCAGCGCATCGCCTTCCACCTGCTGGCGGCGGAGTCCGCGGACGTCGGCCGGCTGGTCGCGGCGCTGCAGCGCGTGCAGGCCGAGGTCCGCTTCTGCAGCACCTGCTACAACGTCGCCGAGGGCGAGCAGTGCCGTATCTGCCGCGACCCGCGGCGGGCCGACGACGTCATCTGCGTCGTCGAGGAGCCCAAGGACGTCGTCGCGATCGAGCGCACCCGCGAGTTCCGCGGCCGCTACCACGTGCTCGGCGGCGCGATCAGCCCGATCGAGGGCGTCGGCCCCGACGACCTGCGGGTCAAGGAGCTGATGACCCGGCTGATGAGCGGTGCGGTCACCGAACTGATCATCGCCACCGACCCCAACCTCGAGGGCGAGGCCACCGCGGCCTACCTGGCGCGGCTGGTCGGCCCGCTCGGGCTGGCCGTCTCCCGGCTGGCCAGCGGACTCCCGGTGGGCGGCGACCTAGAGTACGCCGACGAGGTCACGCTGGGCCGGGCGTTCGAGGGCCGCCGCCGCATCGACGCCTGA
- a CDS encoding ABC transporter substrate-binding protein, with protein sequence MQRRPQRALAASAAALTAVTLAACASSDRDTGGGGEGGGEARSGGTMVFGATGDPAMLDPAFGSDGETFRVSRQVFEGLLGNELGGTDPVPELAEDWEVSEDGLEYTFNLQQGVQFHDGTNFNAEAVCFNFDRWYNFEGLATSPSASYYYQAVFGGFASTPDTPSIYESCEATDENTAVIRLTQVTSKFPAALALPAFSIQSPTALQEYDADNLSGAEDALAYPEYALEHPTGTGPFRFESWDRGNGQVTLVRNEDYWGEPALLDELIIRTIPDGNTRRQELQAGSIDGYDFVAPADYQSLQDEGHQVLVRDPFNILYLGFNGGNVPGTSANPALQDPRVRQAIAHAIDRDTIVSSLLPEGAEAAIEFMPPTVDGYAEDVTTYDHDPNRARQLLQEAGAEGTTLRFYYPTEVSRPYLPDPAAMFQVISQDLTDAGFTIEPVALPWNPDYLNAVQSGQADIHLLGWTGDYNDAYNFIGTFFAEASNNQASAEFGAFSAPEIFQALARADQEPDPAARTALYQEANRLIMDYLPGVPISHSPPALVVAENVTGLEPSPLTAEVFSTVSISE encoded by the coding sequence ATGCAGCGTCGTCCCCAACGCGCGCTCGCCGCCTCGGCGGCCGCGCTCACCGCAGTCACCCTGGCTGCCTGTGCCTCGAGCGACCGGGACACCGGTGGTGGCGGGGAGGGCGGTGGTGAGGCCCGGTCCGGCGGCACCATGGTCTTCGGCGCCACCGGCGACCCCGCGATGCTCGACCCGGCGTTCGGCAGCGACGGCGAGACCTTCCGCGTCTCCCGCCAGGTCTTCGAGGGCCTGCTCGGCAACGAGCTCGGTGGCACCGACCCCGTCCCCGAGCTGGCCGAGGACTGGGAGGTCAGCGAGGACGGGCTGGAGTACACCTTCAACCTGCAGCAGGGCGTCCAGTTCCACGACGGCACAAACTTCAACGCCGAGGCGGTCTGCTTCAACTTCGACCGCTGGTACAACTTCGAGGGCCTGGCCACCAGCCCGAGCGCCTCGTACTACTACCAGGCGGTCTTCGGCGGCTTCGCCAGCACGCCGGACACCCCGAGCATCTACGAGAGCTGCGAGGCGACCGACGAGAACACCGCGGTCATCCGGCTCACCCAGGTCACCTCGAAGTTCCCCGCCGCGCTGGCGCTGCCGGCGTTCTCCATCCAGAGCCCGACGGCCCTGCAGGAGTACGACGCCGACAACCTGTCCGGTGCCGAGGACGCGCTGGCCTACCCCGAGTACGCCCTGGAGCACCCGACCGGCACCGGGCCCTTCCGGTTCGAGAGCTGGGACCGCGGCAACGGTCAGGTCACCCTGGTCCGCAACGAGGACTACTGGGGCGAGCCGGCGCTGCTCGACGAGCTCATCATCCGCACCATCCCGGACGGCAACACCCGCCGCCAGGAGCTGCAGGCCGGCTCGATCGACGGCTACGACTTCGTGGCGCCGGCGGACTACCAGTCGCTGCAGGACGAGGGTCACCAGGTCCTGGTCCGCGACCCGTTCAACATCCTCTACCTGGGCTTCAACGGCGGGAACGTCCCCGGCACCAGCGCCAACCCGGCGCTGCAGGACCCGCGGGTGCGGCAGGCCATCGCGCACGCGATCGATCGCGACACGATCGTCAGCTCGCTGCTCCCCGAGGGCGCCGAGGCGGCCATCGAGTTCATGCCGCCGACGGTCGACGGCTACGCCGAGGACGTCACGACCTACGACCACGACCCGAACCGGGCGCGGCAGCTGCTGCAGGAGGCCGGGGCCGAGGGCACGACGCTGCGGTTCTACTACCCGACCGAGGTCAGCCGCCCCTACCTGCCGGACCCGGCCGCGATGTTCCAGGTCATCAGCCAGGACCTGACCGACGCCGGCTTCACCATCGAGCCGGTCGCGCTGCCGTGGAACCCGGACTACCTGAACGCCGTCCAGTCCGGTCAGGCTGACATCCACCTGCTCGGGTGGACCGGTGACTACAACGACGCCTACAACTTCATCGGCACCTTCTTCGCCGAGGCGTCGAACAACCAGGCGTCGGCGGAGTTCGGTGCGTTCAGCGCGCCGGAGATCTTCCAGGCGCTCGCCCGTGCCGACCAGGAGCCGGACCCGGCCGCCCGTACCGCGCTCTACCAGGAGGCGAACCGGCTGATCATGGACTACCTGCCCGGTGTCCCGATCTCCCACTCGCCGCCGGCTCTGGTCGTCGCGGAGAACGTCACGGGTCTGGAGCCCAGCCCGCTGACCGCCGAGGTCTTCTCCACGGTCTCCATCAGCGAGTGA
- a CDS encoding ABC transporter permease: MLRFIVRRLLQLVPILLGLSVLLFAWLRALPGGPAQAALGERATPEAIARYNELFGLDQPLWVQYLRFLGRAVQLDFGTSARTGRTVTTEFLERMPGTVELTLFAMVFAIGVGIPLGYLAARRHGSWLDSSAVIGSLLGVAIPVFFLAYLLRLLFAVELGWLPGSGRQEVRIDATHITNFYVLDGLLTREWDAAWDALLHLVLPGVALGTIPLAIIVRITRASVLDVVNEDYVRTANAKGLSADTVRRRHVIRNALLPVSTTIGLQTGLLLSGAVLTETVFAFGGVGSAIYDAIFTRDFAVLQGFILMLAVVYVLVNLLVDISYGLLDPRVRVR, encoded by the coding sequence GTGCTCCGCTTCATCGTCCGACGGCTCCTGCAGCTCGTCCCGATCCTGCTGGGCCTGTCGGTCCTGCTCTTCGCCTGGCTGCGCGCCCTGCCCGGCGGCCCGGCCCAGGCCGCCCTCGGCGAGCGGGCGACGCCCGAGGCCATCGCCCGCTACAACGAGCTCTTCGGCCTCGACCAGCCGCTCTGGGTCCAGTACCTGCGCTTTCTGGGGCGCGCCGTCCAGCTCGACTTCGGGACGTCGGCCCGCACCGGCCGCACGGTGACCACCGAGTTCCTCGAGCGGATGCCGGGCACCGTCGAGCTGACGCTGTTCGCCATGGTCTTCGCCATCGGCGTCGGCATCCCGCTGGGCTACCTGGCCGCCCGTCGGCACGGCAGCTGGCTGGACTCCAGCGCCGTCATCGGCTCGCTGCTCGGCGTGGCGATCCCGGTCTTCTTCCTCGCCTACCTGCTCCGGCTGCTGTTCGCCGTGGAGCTCGGCTGGCTGCCCGGTTCGGGCCGCCAGGAGGTGCGCATCGACGCCACCCACATCACGAACTTCTACGTCCTCGACGGCCTGCTGACCCGCGAGTGGGACGCCGCCTGGGACGCCCTGCTGCACCTGGTCCTGCCGGGCGTCGCGCTGGGCACCATCCCGCTGGCCATCATCGTGCGGATCACCCGCGCCTCGGTGCTCGACGTCGTCAACGAGGACTACGTCCGGACGGCGAACGCCAAGGGCCTCTCGGCCGACACCGTGCGCCGGCGGCACGTCATCCGCAACGCCCTGCTCCCGGTGTCCACGACGATCGGCCTGCAGACCGGCCTGCTGCTGTCCGGCGCGGTGCTCACCGAGACGGTCTTCGCCTTCGGGGGAGTCGGGTCGGCGATCTACGACGCGATCTTCACCCGCGACTTCGCCGTCCTGCAGGGCTTCATCCTCATGCTGGCGGTGGTCTACGTCCTGGTGAACCTGCTGGTCGACATCTCCTACGGCCTGCTCGACCCGAGGGTGCGCGTCCGATGA
- a CDS encoding ABC transporter permease produces the protein MTALGDVRRQRIDELAARAGQVPEGEGGVSLVRSAFRRLRRNPVAILGAVIVVVFLFVAAFAPWLAPRDPLAQTLLSEVRPGFIPGAQEGFPLGADQLGRDLLSRLVYGSRQSLLIGVVSTVLGAVVGMVLGVLAGAFGGWVDTVVMRFIDIVLSIPSLLMAISISVLLGQNQYALMIAIAVTQVPVFARLLRGSMLAQRGSDYVLAARALGVKRGRIVFGHVLPNSLSPVIVQGTLSLATAIIEAAALSFLGLGDPDIARPEWGAMLSTAQDFLSIRPGLAVWPAVCIIVVALGFTLLGESLREALDPKFRR, from the coding sequence ATGACGGCGCTGGGGGACGTGCGACGGCAGCGGATCGACGAGCTCGCCGCCCGAGCCGGGCAGGTGCCCGAGGGCGAGGGCGGGGTGTCGCTCGTCAGGAGCGCCTTCCGCCGGCTGCGGCGCAACCCGGTGGCGATCCTGGGCGCGGTCATCGTCGTGGTGTTCCTGTTCGTCGCCGCGTTCGCCCCGTGGCTGGCCCCGCGCGACCCGCTGGCGCAGACGCTGCTGAGCGAGGTCCGCCCCGGGTTCATCCCCGGTGCCCAGGAGGGCTTCCCGCTCGGCGCCGACCAGCTCGGCCGCGACCTGCTCTCCCGGCTGGTCTACGGCTCGCGGCAGTCGCTGCTCATCGGCGTGGTGTCGACGGTCCTCGGCGCGGTCGTCGGGATGGTCCTGGGCGTGCTGGCCGGCGCCTTCGGCGGCTGGGTCGACACCGTGGTCATGCGGTTCATCGACATCGTCCTGTCGATCCCCAGCCTGCTGATGGCGATCAGCATCTCGGTGCTGCTGGGCCAGAACCAGTACGCCCTGATGATCGCCATCGCGGTCACCCAGGTGCCGGTCTTCGCCCGGCTGCTGCGCGGCTCGATGCTGGCCCAGCGCGGGAGCGACTACGTGCTCGCGGCGCGGGCCCTGGGCGTCAAGCGCGGCCGGATCGTGTTCGGCCACGTGCTGCCGAACTCGCTGTCACCGGTGATCGTGCAGGGCACGCTGTCCCTGGCGACGGCGATCATCGAGGCGGCCGCGCTCTCCTTCCTCGGCCTCGGCGACCCGGACATCGCCCGGCCGGAGTGGGGCGCGATGCTGTCCACCGCACAGGACTTCCTGTCGATCCGACCGGGCCTGGCGGTGTGGCCGGCGGTGTGCATCATCGTGGTCGCGCTGGGCTTCACCCTGCTCGGGGAGTCGCTGCGGGAGGCCCTCGACCCGAAGTTCCGCCGATGA
- a CDS encoding ABC transporter ATP-binding protein, producing the protein MTIEAMPPEGALRSDVPVLEVDDLSVTFARRGEQPTLAVDGVSFSVSAGETIGLVGESGCGKSVTSLAVMGLLPKRGVQVGGSVRLAGTELLGAPDRTLRRLRGSEMAMVFQDPLSSLNPTVPIGTQVTEVLVEHRDMGKKEAAAEATDLLDRVGIPDPARRLKEYPHQLSGGMRQRALIAMSLACSPRLLIADEPTTALDVTIQAQILELLRELVVDTGTALVMITHDLGVVAGLCDRVHVMYAGKVIETADRHELFARPRQPYTGGLLASVPRLDAGRGVPLTPIRGSARDTIPWAEGCAFAPRCDNAQDDCLTEVAGSTVPLEYDGPGRELRCRHPLTYPEQTPAGATASGAGR; encoded by the coding sequence GTGACGATCGAGGCGATGCCGCCGGAGGGCGCCCTGCGCAGCGACGTCCCCGTGCTCGAGGTCGACGACCTGTCGGTGACCTTCGCCCGACGCGGCGAGCAGCCGACGCTCGCCGTCGACGGGGTCAGCTTCTCGGTGTCCGCGGGCGAGACGATCGGCCTGGTGGGGGAGTCCGGCTGCGGGAAGTCGGTGACCTCGCTGGCGGTGATGGGCCTGCTGCCCAAGCGCGGGGTGCAGGTCGGCGGCTCCGTGCGGCTGGCCGGCACCGAGCTGCTCGGCGCGCCCGACCGGACCCTGCGCCGGCTGCGCGGGTCGGAGATGGCGATGGTCTTCCAGGACCCGCTGTCCTCGCTCAACCCCACCGTGCCGATCGGCACCCAAGTCACCGAGGTGCTGGTCGAACACCGTGACATGGGCAAGAAGGAGGCCGCCGCCGAGGCCACCGACCTGCTGGACCGGGTCGGCATCCCCGACCCCGCGCGCCGGCTCAAGGAGTACCCGCACCAGCTGTCGGGCGGCATGCGGCAGCGGGCGCTGATCGCGATGTCGCTGGCCTGCTCGCCCCGGCTGCTCATAGCCGACGAGCCGACGACGGCCCTCGACGTGACCATCCAGGCGCAGATCCTGGAGCTCTTGCGCGAGCTCGTCGTCGACACGGGGACGGCGCTGGTGATGATCACCCACGACCTGGGTGTCGTCGCCGGGCTCTGCGACCGCGTGCACGTCATGTACGCGGGCAAGGTGATCGAGACCGCCGACCGGCACGAGCTGTTCGCCCGGCCCCGCCAGCCCTACACCGGCGGGCTGCTCGCCTCGGTGCCGCGGCTGGACGCCGGGCGCGGGGTCCCGCTGACGCCCATCCGCGGGTCGGCCCGCGACACCATCCCGTGGGCCGAGGGATGCGCCTTCGCCCCGCGGTGTGACAACGCCCAGGACGATTGCCTCACCGAGGTCGCAGGGAGCACCGTGCCGCTGGAGTACGACGGGCCAGGCCGCGAGCTGCGCTGCCGCCACCCGCTGACCTATCCGGAGCAGACCCCGGCCGGGGCCACCGCGTCGGGAGCCGGGCGGTGA
- a CDS encoding ABC transporter ATP-binding protein, with product MTAASEPLLRVEGLQVHFPIKRGVFVDRTVGHVRAVDGVDLAIDRGTTYGLVGESGCGKSTLGRAVLRLVEPTAGRVLFDGTDVASLGGEPLRHMRRRMQMVFQDPLGSLDPRQDVESLLSEPLKAHGLGGGKAGIATRVRELLDAVGLPSAALRRYPHEFSGGQRQRIGIARAISLEPDLLIADEPVSALDVSVQAQVVNLLEELQQRLGLTYLVIAHDLAVVRHISDVVGVMYLGSLVEQAPADALYDEPLHPYTRALMSAVPVPDPVVEERRERILLAGDLPSPADPPSGCRFHTRCPWRQETRCDDEVPVLRELAPGHSAAPHPPRHLVSCHWAEEIRDGVLRPRSADEVAATQGVSVRATGADGAFETDALVQGVDEPIERR from the coding sequence GTGACCGCCGCGAGCGAGCCGCTGCTGCGGGTCGAGGGCCTGCAGGTGCACTTCCCGATCAAACGCGGGGTGTTCGTCGACCGCACGGTCGGCCACGTCCGCGCCGTCGACGGCGTCGACCTGGCCATCGACCGAGGCACCACCTACGGGCTGGTGGGCGAGTCCGGCTGCGGCAAGTCGACCCTGGGCCGGGCCGTCCTCCGGCTGGTCGAGCCGACCGCCGGCCGGGTGCTCTTCGATGGCACCGACGTCGCCTCGCTGGGCGGTGAGCCGCTCCGGCACATGCGCCGGCGGATGCAGATGGTCTTCCAGGACCCGCTGGGCAGCCTGGACCCGCGGCAGGACGTCGAGTCGCTGCTGTCCGAACCGCTGAAGGCGCACGGCCTGGGTGGGGGGAAGGCCGGCATCGCGACGCGGGTGCGGGAGCTGCTGGACGCCGTCGGGCTGCCGTCCGCGGCGCTGCGCCGCTACCCGCACGAGTTCTCCGGCGGGCAACGGCAGCGCATCGGCATCGCCCGGGCCATCTCGCTGGAGCCGGACCTGCTGATCGCCGACGAGCCGGTCTCCGCCCTCGACGTCAGCGTGCAGGCGCAGGTGGTCAACCTGCTGGAGGAGCTGCAGCAGCGCCTTGGCCTCACCTACCTGGTCATCGCCCACGACCTGGCGGTGGTGCGGCACATCAGCGACGTCGTCGGGGTCATGTACCTCGGGTCGCTGGTCGAGCAGGCGCCGGCCGACGCGCTCTACGACGAGCCCCTGCACCCCTACACGCGGGCGCTGATGAGCGCCGTCCCGGTGCCGGACCCGGTGGTCGAGGAGCGCCGCGAGCGGATCCTGCTCGCCGGCGACCTGCCCTCGCCGGCCGACCCGCCCAGCGGCTGCCGGTTCCACACCCGCTGCCCGTGGCGGCAGGAGACGCGCTGCGACGACGAGGTGCCGGTGCTGCGCGAGCTGGCGCCCGGCCACTCCGCTGCCCCCCACCCTCCCCGCCACCTCGTCAGCTGCCACTGGGCCGAGGAGATCCGGGACGGCGTCCTGCGGCCCAGGTCGGCCGACGAGGTCGCCGCCACCCAGGGCGTGTCGGTGCGGGCCACCGGCGCGGACGGCGCCTTCGAGACCGACGCGCTGGTCCAGGGCGTCGACGAGCCGATCGAGCGCCGCTGA
- a CDS encoding Rieske (2Fe-2S) protein, whose product MTEPDRIPAADLPPGAVHRVGDWAVGNRVGRYFAVSRRCRHQLADLSEGTVDADGCLVCPWHQSRYDVRTGEMVEGPHGFLGYHGPTPGYTQFVRAYARILRLRVRRALRRGDDVVLE is encoded by the coding sequence ATGACCGAGCCCGACCGGATCCCCGCCGCCGACCTGCCGCCGGGAGCGGTCCACCGCGTCGGCGACTGGGCCGTCGGCAACCGGGTCGGCCGGTACTTCGCCGTCTCCAGGCGTTGCCGCCACCAGCTCGCCGACCTCTCCGAGGGCACGGTGGACGCCGACGGCTGCCTGGTCTGCCCGTGGCACCAGAGCCGCTACGACGTCCGGACCGGCGAGATGGTCGAGGGCCCGCACGGCTTCCTCGGCTACCACGGCCCGACGCCCGGCTACACGCAGTTCGTCCGCGCCTACGCCCGCATCCTGCGGTTGCGGGTCCGCCGGGCGCTGCGCCGGGGGGACGACGTCGTCCTGGAGTGA
- a CDS encoding TPM domain-containing protein, whose protein sequence is MRRLLAVLAPLAAVVLLGGGPALAEPPFDVPAQVTDRAGVLVGNESAVEAAVTELQAEEQLQLFVVYVDSFDGLDPDEWATRTAELSGLGGNDVLFAVAVEDRRYTYNPPADFRLSDQEIEELIASDVEPELTAGDFDGAAVAFAEGLGGGGGDGGSGLGTVAVVGGIAAVAGGAYLVTRSRRRRQGPPPAQRLERPDPHAGVPTEQLEAQASTALLELDEAVKTSRLDLDYARLQYGQEAVAGFAEALTASEQELARAFALRQQLDDEVGGREAGTAELTKRRLLTEMLQLTAAADARLDEQAEAFDRLRDLERTAPQALDALASRATALRGRLPADEERFAALQRRYAPAALAPVADNLAQARARLDAAEQEITEARGEIAAGRAGAAVGDIRVAEDALAQTGTLLDAVARLGTDLQAAEARVAQVRAETEEDLAEARALLAGGTGGGLRPQVARAEAALTAADAALRPADGGRPDPMAALRRLEEADIALEQALGLARDADQRARRAAASLDQALLTARSGVAAAGDFIGTRRGAVGPEARTRLAEAQRHLDLAVAQGRTDPVGALREAQMADTLAQQALQQAQSDVAGWGGGGYGPGGYGPGGYGGGYGPGGFGGGYGGGRGGVDLGSLVLGGILFGGGRGAGGYGGSYGGGVGGGFGGGGGSRGGGRRSGSFGGSRSRGRSGSGRF, encoded by the coding sequence GTGCGCCGGCTGCTCGCCGTCCTCGCCCCGCTGGCCGCCGTGGTCCTCCTCGGCGGGGGCCCGGCGCTGGCCGAGCCGCCGTTCGACGTGCCTGCGCAGGTCACCGACCGCGCCGGCGTCCTCGTCGGGAACGAGTCGGCGGTCGAGGCCGCGGTCACCGAGCTGCAGGCCGAGGAGCAGCTGCAGCTGTTCGTGGTCTACGTCGACTCCTTCGACGGCCTCGATCCGGACGAGTGGGCGACCCGGACCGCCGAGCTGTCCGGGTTGGGCGGCAACGACGTCCTGTTCGCCGTCGCCGTCGAGGACCGGCGCTACACGTACAACCCGCCCGCGGACTTCCGGCTCTCCGACCAGGAGATCGAGGAACTGATCGCCTCCGACGTCGAGCCGGAGCTCACCGCTGGGGACTTCGACGGCGCGGCCGTCGCCTTCGCCGAGGGGCTGGGTGGCGGTGGCGGTGACGGCGGCAGCGGGCTGGGCACGGTCGCGGTGGTGGGCGGCATCGCGGCGGTCGCGGGTGGCGCCTACCTGGTCACGCGGTCCCGCCGCCGCCGGCAGGGGCCACCGCCTGCCCAGCGGCTGGAGCGGCCGGACCCGCACGCCGGCGTCCCGACCGAGCAGCTGGAGGCGCAGGCGAGCACGGCGCTCCTGGAGCTCGACGAGGCGGTCAAGACCTCCCGGCTCGACCTCGACTACGCTCGCCTGCAGTACGGCCAGGAGGCGGTCGCCGGCTTCGCCGAGGCGCTGACGGCCTCGGAGCAGGAGCTGGCGCGGGCCTTCGCGCTGCGCCAGCAGCTGGACGACGAGGTGGGCGGGCGGGAGGCCGGCACAGCCGAGCTGACGAAGCGGCGGCTGCTCACCGAGATGCTCCAGCTGACCGCCGCGGCCGACGCCCGCCTCGATGAGCAGGCCGAGGCCTTCGACCGGCTGCGCGACCTGGAGCGCACCGCGCCACAGGCCCTCGACGCGCTGGCCTCCCGCGCCACGGCGCTGCGCGGCCGGTTGCCCGCCGACGAGGAGCGCTTCGCCGCCCTGCAGCGCCGGTACGCCCCGGCCGCGCTGGCGCCGGTCGCTGACAACCTGGCGCAGGCCCGGGCGCGGCTGGACGCGGCCGAGCAGGAGATCACCGAGGCCCGTGGCGAGATCGCCGCGGGGCGGGCGGGCGCCGCCGTCGGGGACATCCGGGTCGCCGAGGACGCCCTCGCCCAGACCGGCACGCTGCTGGACGCCGTCGCCCGGCTGGGCACCGACCTGCAGGCCGCCGAGGCCCGGGTCGCGCAGGTGCGGGCGGAGACCGAGGAGGACCTCGCCGAGGCCCGAGCGCTGCTCGCCGGCGGCACCGGCGGGGGCCTGCGCCCGCAGGTGGCCCGGGCCGAGGCGGCGCTGACCGCGGCCGACGCCGCGCTGCGCCCGGCCGACGGCGGCCGGCCCGACCCGATGGCCGCGCTCCGCCGGCTGGAGGAGGCCGACATCGCGCTGGAGCAGGCCCTGGGCCTGGCCCGGGACGCCGACCAGCGGGCGCGACGGGCCGCGGCGTCGCTGGACCAGGCGCTGCTCACCGCCCGGTCGGGCGTCGCGGCCGCCGGCGACTTCATCGGCACCCGCCGCGGCGCTGTCGGCCCCGAGGCCCGGACCCGGCTGGCCGAGGCGCAGCGGCACCTGGACCTCGCGGTCGCGCAGGGCCGCACCGACCCGGTCGGCGCGCTGCGGGAGGCCCAGATGGCCGACACGCTGGCCCAGCAGGCGCTGCAGCAGGCGCAGTCCGACGTGGCCGGCTGGGGCGGTGGGGGCTACGGCCCCGGGGGCTACGGTCCGGGCGGCTACGGCGGTGGGTACGGGCCGGGCGGGTTCGGTGGGGGCTACGGCGGAGGCCGGGGCGGCGTGGACCTGGGCAGCCTGGTGCTCGGCGGGATCCTCTTCGGCGGCGGCCGGGGTGCCGGCGGCTACGGCGGGAGCTACGGAGGCGGCGTCGGCGGCGGGTTCGGCGGTGGTGGCGGGTCCCGCGGCGGCGGGCGGCGCTCGGGCAGCTTCGGCGGCTCGCGCAGCCGGGGCCGCTCCGGAAGCGGTCGGTTCTGA